Proteins found in one Neochlamydia sp. AcF84 genomic segment:
- the nth gene encoding endonuclease III, with the protein MDRKEKAAKIFTILNKLYPNPPIPLIHKDPYTLLIAVLLSAQCTDKCVNQVTPKLFAKADTPEKMAQLDIEDIQKIVRPCGLSARKAAAIHRLSAILAEKYQGKVPDTFEELEALPGIGHKSASVVLSQSFGKPAFPVDTHIYRCALRWGLSKGKTIAAVEKDLKLLFPPKTWNKLHLQIIYFAREYCSARHPHADKCPICRMITPT; encoded by the coding sequence ATGGATAGAAAAGAAAAAGCAGCCAAAATTTTTACAATATTAAACAAGCTTTATCCTAATCCTCCTATTCCTCTTATACATAAAGATCCTTATACCCTCCTCATAGCTGTGCTATTGTCTGCTCAATGTACCGATAAATGCGTTAATCAAGTGACCCCTAAGCTTTTTGCTAAAGCCGATACGCCCGAGAAGATGGCACAGTTAGACATAGAAGATATTCAAAAGATTGTCCGTCCTTGTGGGCTTTCTGCACGTAAGGCTGCTGCTATCCATCGTCTTTCAGCAATCCTTGCAGAGAAATATCAAGGCAAGGTGCCTGATACTTTTGAGGAATTAGAAGCCTTGCCAGGCATTGGCCATAAGTCTGCCTCTGTGGTCTTAAGTCAATCTTTTGGCAAACCTGCTTTCCCAGTAGATACTCATATCTATCGATGCGCCCTACGTTGGGGGCTAAGCAAGGGAAAAACAATTGCAGCAGTAGAAAAAGATCTTAAGCTCCTTTTCCCTCCAAAAACTTGGAATAAATTACATCTCCAAATCATTTATTTTGCGCGTGAATACTGTTCTGCTCGTCATCCTCATGCGGATAAATGTCCTATCTGCAGGATGATAACCCCAACTTAA
- a CDS encoding lantibiotic dehydratase: MNKNPFIPAPFFLIRTPLWPVEDYERILAKENWSKVLLDLYNTHELLREAIAIASPSLYSSLKQKPLKNPQQVATSLLNYVMRMATRATPFGLFSFVMSGSWTNTTEVSFNLKQIYKRVRPDMEWVFSLIQQYYKDENLFASLSIQANRLAWLNGDRYFLNYIRQTENTLSSSSKTISVRATSLVRSILNLAQEPIKIDDLWKILQTSTALLDRSKTLKVIQELLNQQFLLPGILPSLLSHSPFEDLISHLPPSIQIENISKNIQDYNSLQPGKGEAVLQQLQKEMSVMAPAKTFLQVDLASKGQEPQISKNVLEEIEKAIGVLWKISAREAHLSPLKKYREKFIEKYGFHRTVPLMELISEERGLGPLEKHQMLGSSGLQSKFSQQWDKWLNKEWQKCLHEKKQEIVITEHLIDGLFDLAQELTPNPSEALLSLDVFCKIFADSTEQIDKGNFLLLISQTMWEGGSTLGRFLDLLGNNVEAKLQKFLHEEEQLEPNSLFAELSYWPSSIRSANVAIQPCLRSHRLDIDAKTQEAGSLSLDDIYVGSTHKRFYLTTKEGKCEIIPRVGNLLNPIQAPSPLRFIREVHLDRYQLIHPFAFDKLIKNAVFLPRVRFQKTILSPAQWNLDAAPMIKEQIENIIFMFNSWADQWNLPRRFFIVHGDQHLLLDRQHPAHLSEIAKQLKKGKSLQFIENIGYSWVKSEQGHHLSEIVIPFLKNPLCATEKKSLVPLPYFSVPFESRWKLPGSEWLFIKFYLEDEETDRFLIQHLSGFAKCVQQEIECVGWFFIRYGDPGKHLRFRLQIKSWELLSYTLSRLEQVSKAWMKMGLIKNVALDTYEREIERYGGLKLMDAAEAVFCADTLSTIDLLNSFMNKKFTCHPFIVQALIVINFLKDFGLTQREICSLINYPEEDRSELKGFREHKKQLVELAKALKTNFENQLPSEIAIIKKASTLRVHAIESFCLEAESISYDTRLEIYNSMLHMHCNRLGFDAKIEKRARLYAYQTLLQLQHLQEEI, encoded by the coding sequence ATGAATAAAAATCCCTTTATTCCTGCCCCATTTTTTCTCATTCGCACACCTTTGTGGCCAGTGGAAGATTACGAACGGATTCTTGCTAAAGAAAATTGGAGTAAGGTCTTGCTGGATCTTTATAATACGCATGAATTATTGCGTGAAGCCATAGCTATTGCTTCTCCTTCACTTTATAGTTCGTTGAAACAAAAGCCCCTTAAAAATCCTCAGCAAGTCGCAACCAGTCTTCTAAATTATGTTATGCGTATGGCTACAAGAGCCACGCCTTTCGGGCTTTTCTCCTTCGTGATGAGCGGCTCTTGGACTAATACAACTGAAGTTTCTTTTAATTTGAAACAAATTTATAAAAGAGTAAGGCCTGACATGGAATGGGTCTTTTCTTTAATCCAACAATACTATAAAGATGAGAACCTTTTTGCATCTTTATCGATACAAGCTAACCGATTAGCATGGTTAAATGGTGATAGATATTTTCTCAATTATATACGTCAAACGGAAAACACATTAAGCAGCTCGTCGAAAACGATTTCAGTTCGTGCAACCTCTCTTGTTAGAAGCATTCTAAATCTTGCCCAGGAACCTATAAAAATCGATGATTTATGGAAAATCCTCCAGACTTCCACAGCCTTACTTGATCGATCAAAAACACTAAAAGTCATTCAAGAACTCTTAAATCAACAGTTCCTACTACCAGGCATTCTACCTTCTCTATTAAGCCACTCTCCCTTTGAGGATCTGATATCTCATCTTCCACCTTCCATTCAGATCGAAAATATTTCTAAAAACATTCAAGATTATAATAGCCTCCAACCAGGAAAAGGAGAAGCGGTACTTCAACAATTGCAAAAAGAAATGTCCGTAATGGCTCCAGCCAAGACTTTTTTACAAGTTGATTTGGCTTCTAAAGGTCAAGAACCACAGATCTCTAAAAATGTTCTGGAAGAAATAGAAAAAGCTATTGGAGTACTATGGAAAATTTCTGCTCGAGAAGCTCATCTTTCTCCTCTAAAGAAATACCGAGAAAAATTTATTGAAAAATATGGATTTCATAGAACAGTTCCTCTTATGGAATTAATAAGTGAAGAAAGAGGCTTGGGTCCCCTTGAGAAGCATCAAATGCTAGGATCTTCTGGATTGCAATCAAAGTTCTCTCAGCAATGGGATAAATGGCTTAATAAAGAATGGCAGAAATGTTTGCATGAAAAAAAACAGGAAATTGTTATAACTGAACACTTGATTGATGGCCTCTTTGATCTTGCGCAAGAACTCACCCCTAATCCCAGTGAGGCTCTTCTTTCTTTGGATGTTTTTTGTAAAATTTTCGCTGATTCTACCGAGCAAATAGACAAAGGAAATTTTCTCCTCCTCATTTCCCAAACTATGTGGGAAGGAGGAAGTACGTTAGGTCGATTTTTAGACCTTCTGGGAAATAATGTAGAAGCAAAGCTCCAGAAATTTCTTCATGAAGAAGAGCAATTGGAGCCTAACTCCCTCTTTGCCGAACTTTCCTATTGGCCATCAAGTATACGTAGCGCCAACGTAGCTATTCAGCCATGTCTTAGATCTCATCGATTAGATATTGACGCAAAAACTCAGGAGGCAGGCTCTCTTTCATTGGATGATATCTACGTCGGCAGTACACATAAAAGATTTTACTTAACCACTAAGGAGGGGAAATGTGAGATTATTCCTCGTGTAGGAAACCTTCTCAATCCTATTCAAGCCCCTTCTCCTCTACGATTTATACGAGAAGTACATTTGGATAGATATCAATTGATACATCCCTTTGCTTTTGATAAGTTGATAAAAAATGCTGTTTTTTTGCCTCGAGTACGCTTTCAAAAGACCATTTTATCTCCAGCTCAATGGAATTTAGATGCCGCTCCTATGATTAAAGAGCAAATTGAAAACATTATTTTCATGTTTAATTCATGGGCTGATCAATGGAATCTCCCCCGCCGCTTCTTTATTGTTCACGGCGATCAACACCTTTTGCTCGATCGGCAGCATCCAGCCCATCTTAGCGAAATTGCCAAACAGCTAAAAAAAGGGAAATCGCTGCAATTTATCGAAAATATAGGTTATTCATGGGTAAAAAGTGAGCAAGGGCATCATCTCTCAGAAATTGTTATTCCTTTTTTAAAGAATCCCCTCTGTGCCACAGAAAAGAAATCTCTTGTACCTCTCCCCTATTTTTCCGTACCATTTGAAAGCCGGTGGAAACTTCCTGGAAGTGAATGGTTATTTATTAAATTTTATTTAGAGGATGAAGAAACAGATCGTTTTCTTATACAACATCTGTCAGGCTTTGCTAAGTGTGTGCAACAAGAAATTGAATGTGTTGGATGGTTCTTCATTCGATATGGAGATCCCGGAAAACATCTACGTTTTCGCTTACAAATTAAATCCTGGGAGTTGCTCTCTTATACTTTATCTCGCTTAGAACAAGTATCTAAGGCTTGGATGAAAATGGGGTTAATCAAAAATGTAGCTTTAGATACTTATGAAAGGGAAATTGAGCGATATGGAGGGCTAAAATTAATGGACGCTGCAGAGGCTGTGTTTTGCGCGGATACGCTTTCTACAATAGATCTTTTAAATTCTTTTATGAATAAGAAATTCACCTGTCACCCTTTTATTGTTCAGGCTCTTATCGTCATCAATTTTCTTAAAGATTTTGGTTTAACTCAACGAGAAATTTGCTCTCTTATCAATTATCCGGAAGAAGATCGGAGTGAACTTAAAGGTTTTCGCGAGCACAAGAAACAGCTAGTTGAATTGGCTAAAGCTTTAAAGACGAATTTTGAAAATCAATTGCCCTCGGAAATTGCAATCATTAAAAAAGCTTCTACGTTACGTGTTCATGCTATAGAATCTTTTTGCTTAGAAGCTGAAAGTATCTCTTATGATACACGATTAGAGATTTACAACAGTATGTTGCACATGCATTGTAACCGTTTAGGATTTGATGCTAAAATAGAAAAACGTGCTCGTCTTTATGCTTATCAAACATTACTTCAACTGCAACATCTCCAAGAAGAGATATAA
- a CDS encoding lanthionine synthetase C family protein has translation MINIIQRMKDPSAIKAFMQVNANPDPIIPHHASWDDLSLAGGYPSLVLLFSAMQSKGLVKEDIVHPYVLKIKESIETKGISDLSLFSGASGICFALQQATLEGNRYQRMLHSLNNFMLERIEKFYLEPLKTKLAHNQSVPSHLYDVVQGLAGVGRYVLENLSLPHFYELAQSITKVFISLTHPLSVEGHHVPGWHLSSTDILNAHNDFCKKGNFNLGLAHGIPGVLSFFAIASLRGINIEGQADAMRQIALWLRKKSFIRQEMIQWSHSISFEDEIQEKIGFNKPSKDAWCYGVPGIARALFLAGKALKDEELKSFAATAFRGIFQRKREEWQLLGPMLCHGISGLLLITHTMAQEEGCGDLFSKVNELKQILFSSYDPEAPFGFKDIEFCSQGGQAEVSKAGFLEGTTGVLLTLLSLSYPTSKWHLPLLIHE, from the coding sequence ATGATAAATATAATACAAAGGATGAAAGATCCTTCTGCCATTAAAGCTTTCATGCAAGTTAATGCTAATCCTGACCCGATTATTCCTCATCATGCTTCTTGGGATGACCTAAGCCTTGCAGGAGGATATCCGAGCTTAGTTTTACTATTTTCTGCTATGCAATCTAAAGGCTTAGTAAAAGAAGACATTGTCCACCCATATGTCTTAAAAATCAAAGAGTCTATCGAAACAAAAGGCATTTCCGATCTTTCCTTATTCAGTGGAGCTAGTGGAATTTGTTTTGCTCTGCAACAAGCTACTTTGGAAGGCAATCGCTATCAACGCATGTTGCATAGCCTCAATAACTTTATGCTAGAAAGAATCGAAAAATTCTATTTGGAGCCTTTAAAAACAAAGTTAGCTCATAATCAATCGGTCCCTTCGCATCTCTACGATGTCGTTCAAGGTCTTGCTGGCGTGGGTCGCTATGTTCTTGAGAATCTTTCCCTCCCTCATTTTTATGAGCTTGCTCAAAGTATTACTAAAGTTTTCATCAGTCTTACTCACCCTTTATCAGTGGAAGGCCACCATGTGCCCGGATGGCATCTTTCTTCTACAGACATTCTTAATGCACACAACGATTTTTGTAAAAAAGGAAATTTTAATTTAGGTTTGGCTCATGGTATCCCTGGAGTTTTGTCATTTTTTGCTATTGCTTCCTTGCGAGGCATTAACATAGAAGGCCAAGCAGATGCAATGAGGCAGATTGCTTTGTGGCTTCGCAAGAAATCTTTTATTCGGCAAGAGATGATTCAGTGGTCTCATTCGATTTCTTTTGAGGACGAAATACAAGAAAAGATAGGGTTCAATAAACCTTCCAAAGATGCGTGGTGTTATGGCGTTCCAGGAATCGCCCGAGCTCTATTTCTTGCCGGTAAAGCATTAAAAGATGAGGAATTAAAGTCATTTGCTGCTACAGCCTTTCGTGGTATTTTTCAACGTAAACGTGAAGAATGGCAACTGTTAGGGCCAATGCTTTGCCATGGGATTTCTGGACTTTTATTGATTACTCATACAATGGCTCAGGAGGAGGGATGTGGAGACCTTTTTTCTAAAGTAAATGAATTAAAGCAAATTCTCTTTTCCTCTTATGATCCTGAAGCGCCTTTCGGCTTTAAAGATATAGAATTTTGCAGCCAAGGAGGACAAGCTGAAGTAAGTAAAGCTGGCTTTCTTGAAGGTACCACAGGAGTTTTATTAACTCTTCTTTCTCTTTCTTACCCGACATCTAAATGGCATTTACCTTTATTGATTCATGAATAA